The Niallia alba genome includes a window with the following:
- a CDS encoding PadR family transcriptional regulator, producing the protein MENITEMLKGVLEGCVLEIISRGETYGYEITQQLRELGFTDVVEGTVYTITMRLEKNNLVDIEKKPSNMGPPRKFYTLNGAGQEQLKMFWAKWEFVSSKITELKTKKSKGDNII; encoded by the coding sequence AGTGCTTGAGGGGTGTGTGCTTGAGATCATCAGCCGTGGGGAAACTTACGGATATGAAATCACGCAACAGCTGCGAGAACTTGGCTTCACGGATGTAGTGGAAGGAACAGTTTATACGATTACCATGCGGTTGGAGAAAAACAATTTGGTGGATATCGAGAAAAAGCCATCTAATATGGGACCTCCAAGGAAATTTTATACTTTAAATGGAGCTGGCCAAGAGCAACTTAAAATGTTTTGGGCAAAATGGGAATTTGTCTCTAGCAAAATTACTGAACTTAAAACAAAAAAATCAAAAGGGGATAACATTATATGA
- a CDS encoding DUF1048 domain-containing protein, translating to MSIFDKIIGSLEDEREWKEMEARAKALPVEYHHAYKAIQKYMWTAGGAPTDWKDSSRIFSGILELLEEGAAEGKRVTDLTGEDVADFCDELVKDEQTWKDKYRKKLNDTIGRG from the coding sequence ATGAGTATTTTTGATAAAATTATTGGCAGTTTGGAAGATGAGCGTGAATGGAAGGAGATGGAGGCACGTGCGAAGGCTCTTCCGGTTGAGTACCACCATGCATACAAAGCTATTCAAAAATATATGTGGACTGCTGGTGGTGCTCCGACCGACTGGAAGGACAGCAGTCGTATCTTTTCCGGTATACTGGAGCTCTTGGAGGAAGGAGCAGCGGAAGGCAAGCGAGTTACTGACCTAACAGGCGAGGATGTAGCAGATTTTTGTGACGAGCTAGTGAAGGATGAGCAAACTTGGAAGGATAAGTATCGTAAGAAGTTGAACGATACCATTGGTCGTGGATAA
- a CDS encoding FAD-dependent oxidoreductase: MTTNANYNGKLPPNAESYWINTTHLPEYPRLEHDVQVDVVIVGSGITGITSAYLLANEGLKVAIIEADKLLNGTTGHTTAKITAQHDLIYDELIRYAGNTMARLYYEANTDALNFVQETINKHQIDCEFTQQDAYVYSTTEEYALKLEKEADAYKELLIEGELVNKLPFDLEIFNALVMKNQAQFHPLKYLAHLTKIITEKGGYIFENTTAVDIETGEHPVVLTRGGARITGKYVLTCSHFPFYEGAGLYSTRMHADRSYIIAAKIKTEYPGGMYISAEEPKRSLRYATINGEEMILISGESHKTGQGGETLKHYEALETFGQQVFGIENITYRWSAQDLVTLDKIPYIGEITPGQKNILIASGYRKWGMTNGTVAALLFRDIILGKKNKYQELYSPSRFHPNPSLKNFLTENANVVSHLIKGKLEIPQKSIHHLANDEGAVIDIDGHRKGAYKDKEGMLHIVDTTCTHMGCEVKWNNGERSWDCPCHGSRFSYAGEVLEGPAEKPLQKYDYKLIDNLTSEDSGY, encoded by the coding sequence GTGACCACCAACGCTAATTACAATGGAAAATTACCGCCTAACGCAGAATCATATTGGATAAACACGACTCATTTACCAGAGTACCCCCGCCTTGAGCATGACGTGCAAGTTGATGTCGTTATTGTAGGTAGTGGCATTACAGGCATTACTTCTGCCTATCTGCTGGCGAATGAAGGGCTGAAAGTTGCTATTATCGAAGCAGACAAATTACTGAACGGGACAACAGGACATACCACAGCTAAAATCACTGCCCAGCATGATTTAATCTATGATGAACTAATCCGCTATGCTGGGAACACTATGGCAAGATTATACTACGAGGCGAACACAGATGCTTTAAACTTTGTTCAAGAAACAATCAATAAACATCAAATTGATTGTGAGTTCACTCAGCAAGATGCATATGTTTATAGCACAACAGAAGAATATGCACTTAAACTAGAAAAAGAGGCAGATGCCTATAAGGAGCTTCTTATTGAAGGCGAACTCGTAAATAAACTCCCTTTCGATTTAGAAATATTTAATGCACTTGTTATGAAAAATCAAGCACAATTCCATCCACTTAAATACTTGGCTCATCTTACAAAAATAATTACCGAAAAAGGTGGATACATCTTTGAAAATACAACAGCTGTAGATATAGAAACTGGCGAACACCCCGTCGTGCTTACCCGTGGAGGAGCTCGAATTACAGGAAAATACGTTCTTACCTGTTCTCATTTCCCTTTTTATGAAGGGGCAGGACTTTACTCTACAAGAATGCATGCAGACCGTTCCTATATTATTGCTGCTAAAATAAAAACAGAATATCCAGGTGGAATGTATATTAGTGCCGAGGAACCGAAAAGATCTCTCCGCTATGCAACAATCAATGGCGAAGAAATGATTCTTATATCTGGAGAAAGTCATAAAACAGGACAAGGAGGGGAAACACTCAAACATTACGAGGCCTTGGAGACTTTCGGTCAACAAGTATTCGGCATTGAAAATATTACATACCGTTGGTCAGCTCAAGATTTAGTTACACTGGATAAGATTCCTTACATTGGCGAAATTACCCCTGGTCAAAAAAATATATTAATCGCTAGTGGATATCGGAAATGGGGGATGACAAATGGAACCGTAGCTGCGCTTTTATTCCGTGATATCATACTAGGAAAAAAGAACAAATACCAGGAATTATATTCTCCCTCCCGTTTTCATCCGAATCCAAGTCTGAAAAACTTCTTAACGGAAAATGCGAACGTTGTTAGTCATTTAATTAAAGGGAAATTAGAAATTCCTCAGAAGAGTATCCATCATCTAGCCAACGATGAGGGGGCTGTTATTGACATTGATGGGCACAGAAAAGGGGCTTATAAAGATAAAGAGGGTATGCTTCATATCGTAGATACAACTTGTACTCATATGGGGTGTGAAGTGAAATGGAATAATGGTGAACGATCTTGGGATTGCCCGTGCCATGGTTCTAGATTCTCGTATGCAGGGGAAGTGCTGGAAGGACCTGCAGAGAAGCCATTACAAAAATATGATTATAAACTGATAGATAATCTTACCTCAGAAGACTCTGGTTATTAA